One genomic window of Psychrobacillus sp. INOP01 includes the following:
- a CDS encoding YaiI/YqxD family protein gives MVNILVDADGCPVVDLTIDVAKKFKMKVTLLCDTAHYMQREGADTIMVSKGADAVDFVLVNRVKKGDIVVTQDYGLAAMVLAKQGFAIDQNGRWYTPENIDQLLDSRHISKKIRQAGGRLKGPKKRQKEDNEKFEASFHKLCEHALQV, from the coding sequence ATGGTGAATATTTTAGTGGATGCAGATGGGTGTCCAGTAGTTGATTTGACTATTGATGTAGCAAAAAAGTTTAAAATGAAGGTAACATTACTATGTGATACGGCTCATTATATGCAACGAGAAGGTGCGGATACAATAATGGTATCTAAAGGAGCAGACGCGGTAGATTTTGTTCTAGTTAATAGAGTGAAAAAAGGTGATATAGTCGTGACACAGGACTATGGTTTAGCTGCGATGGTTTTAGCTAAACAAGGTTTTGCTATCGATCAAAACGGACGATGGTATACTCCAGAAAATATTGACCAGCTTCTCGATAGTCGCCATATATCCAAGAAAATTAGGCAGGCTGGTGGTCGTTTGAAGGGACCCAAAAAACGTCAAAAAGAAGACAATGAAAAATTTGAAGCAAGCTTCCATAAACTATGCGAGCATGCACTTCAAGTCTGA
- a CDS encoding glycerophosphodiester phosphodiesterase family protein: MRLLFFILVILCLVAGCDNQDSNTQPIANDKFLIIAHRGASAFAPEHTMFAYEIAHQADVDYIEIDLQMTKDGVLVAMHDEKVDRTTDGTGFVKEYTLEELKQLNAGKWFNEAYPGLANREFEQVQVPTLEEIFLHFGDEVNYYIELKSPRIYEGMEEELFALLKKYDLIRKDQDLPKVIVESFNEDSLTKFHALESTLPLIQLFSFKEKAALSHSDYKRLQTYASGIGVNIKSVDQDFIHDAQLNGLQVHLYSIKTEIDMKNAFRLDANGVFVDSPTLSELLLKEES, encoded by the coding sequence ATGCGGTTATTATTTTTTATACTAGTTATTTTATGTTTAGTTGCAGGCTGTGATAACCAGGACAGCAATACACAACCTATTGCCAATGACAAGTTTTTAATCATCGCGCACCGTGGGGCTTCTGCCTTTGCACCCGAGCATACGATGTTTGCCTACGAAATAGCTCATCAAGCAGATGTAGACTATATTGAAATTGATTTACAAATGACGAAGGATGGAGTCCTAGTTGCCATGCACGATGAAAAGGTGGATCGTACAACAGATGGAACTGGATTTGTGAAGGAGTACACTTTGGAGGAATTAAAACAGTTAAATGCAGGGAAATGGTTTAATGAAGCTTATCCAGGATTGGCTAATAGAGAGTTTGAACAAGTTCAAGTGCCTACTTTAGAGGAAATCTTTCTGCATTTCGGAGATGAGGTGAACTATTATATCGAATTGAAGTCACCACGTATTTATGAAGGGATGGAGGAGGAACTTTTTGCTTTATTAAAGAAGTATGATTTAATTCGAAAAGACCAAGACCTACCAAAAGTAATTGTGGAGTCGTTTAATGAAGATAGCTTAACAAAGTTTCATGCTCTAGAGTCGACGCTTCCTCTTATTCAACTATTTAGTTTCAAAGAGAAAGCCGCTTTATCCCATTCTGATTATAAACGATTACAAACTTATGCTAGTGGAATTGGGGTCAATATAAAATCAGTTGATCAAGACTTTATCCATGATGCACAATTAAATGGATTGCAGGTTCATCTTTATTCTATTAAAACTGAAATAGATATGAAAAACGCGTTCCGTCTTGATGCAAATGGGGTCTTCGTAGATAGTCCAACCTTAAGTGAGCTCCTATTGAAAGAAGAAAGTTAG